One genomic window of Sulfurovum lithotrophicum includes the following:
- the gmhA gene encoding D-sedoheptulose 7-phosphate isomerase — MKEMIQAEFEAHRKTIEKTIDILIPSVEKASRMLVDTLRNGHKVLLCGNGGSAADAQHIAAELTGRYKSERRGLPGIALTTDTSALTAISNDYGYDRVFDRQVEALANKGDLLIGISTSGNSKNVLSAFKVAKTLGCDCLGLSGRDGGEMNEVCDINIVVPSNDTPRIQEMHILIGHTLCQAVDNELS; from the coding sequence ATGAAAGAGATGATACAGGCCGAATTCGAAGCACACAGAAAAACGATTGAAAAAACGATTGACATACTGATCCCTTCTGTAGAAAAGGCTTCGCGTATGCTTGTGGATACACTGAGGAACGGTCACAAGGTCCTTTTATGCGGAAACGGCGGTTCGGCTGCCGATGCCCAGCATATCGCAGCAGAACTGACGGGACGGTACAAAAGCGAGCGCAGAGGTCTTCCCGGTATTGCCTTGACTACAGACACTTCGGCACTCACTGCAATCTCCAATGATTACGGATATGACCGTGTCTTCGACCGGCAGGTCGAGGCATTGGCAAACAAAGGAGACCTGCTCATCGGTATTTCGACCAGTGGGAATTCCAAAAATGTTCTCTCCGCTTTCAAGGTGGCTAAAACACTTGGCTGCGACTGTCTGGGTCTGTCGGGGAGAGACGGCGGAGAAATGAATGAAGTATGCGACATTAACATTGTAGTACCCTCTAACGATACTCCCCGCATACAGGAGATGCACATACTCATAGGGCATACACTCTGTCAGGCAGTAGATAACGAATTAAGTTAA
- a CDS encoding ABC transporter ATP-binding protein, which yields MKQLIKYFLPYMLDYKREFIFAILGMIAVAVGTTLSAHLLKPVLDDIFINKDQEMLKLIPFAIVGVFMLKSTGRFVQTYYTVYIGDDIVRKLRDRLALHLMYQDIDYLNKMRSGELLSRVTNDINRIQSVVSSMIPTLMVKAMLIVTLTAYVIYQSPKLAFYFLVIMPLALLPLQILARKMKKYSKRSQESNSDLTSRLTEIFNNIEVIKSSSSQEYEYERFSKENMNFFQLAIKQMRVNALVGPSLEVFGSVAIAVAIYVGALQVIHDEITVGTFFAFVTALFMLYDPIKVLSNIHNRIQDAVAATERMSELFESAPTIVSGNKELQYVEKVIFENVSLDYGGKKALEGISLEARKGKVYALVGDSGAGKSSFVNLLVRFYEPTLGELKINDLNIAEYTLDSLHRKIAYVTQRIYIFQDTVLANVAYGSEADEEQVIAALKKAQAWEFVKEMDEGIYTSLDEFGVNLSGGQRQRIALARALYKSPEILILDEATSALDNKSEKAIQKALEGIKNEMVTFIVAHRLSTVENADTILLFEEGRIIDRGSYSELLSRSEAFRRLANKGEE from the coding sequence ATGAAACAACTCATTAAATATTTTCTGCCCTATATGCTTGATTATAAAAGAGAATTCATCTTTGCTATTCTCGGTATGATCGCCGTGGCAGTGGGTACGACACTCTCGGCACACCTTCTTAAACCTGTACTGGATGATATTTTCATCAACAAGGACCAGGAGATGCTGAAATTGATCCCCTTTGCCATCGTTGGGGTCTTTATGCTGAAGTCTACCGGACGTTTTGTGCAGACCTACTATACGGTCTATATCGGAGATGACATCGTCCGGAAACTGCGTGACAGATTAGCTCTCCATTTGATGTATCAGGATATCGACTATCTCAACAAAATGCGAAGCGGGGAACTGTTGAGCCGTGTCACCAATGACATCAATCGTATCCAGTCCGTTGTCTCTTCCATGATTCCGACACTGATGGTCAAAGCCATGCTGATCGTCACACTGACAGCCTATGTGATCTACCAGAGTCCGAAGCTGGCATTTTATTTTCTGGTGATTATGCCGCTGGCACTTCTGCCGCTTCAGATTCTGGCGCGTAAAATGAAAAAATATTCCAAACGTTCCCAGGAGAGCAATTCCGACCTGACATCACGCCTGACCGAGATATTCAATAATATCGAAGTGATCAAATCAAGTTCTTCCCAGGAGTACGAGTATGAGCGCTTCTCCAAAGAGAATATGAATTTCTTCCAGCTGGCCATCAAGCAGATGAGGGTCAATGCACTGGTGGGCCCCTCTTTAGAGGTTTTCGGTTCTGTAGCCATTGCTGTCGCCATTTATGTCGGTGCACTTCAGGTCATTCATGATGAGATCACCGTAGGTACTTTTTTTGCTTTTGTAACGGCACTCTTCATGCTCTATGATCCCATAAAGGTACTCTCCAATATTCACAATCGTATTCAGGATGCAGTAGCGGCGACGGAGCGGATGAGCGAATTGTTTGAAAGTGCCCCGACGATCGTTTCGGGGAACAAAGAACTGCAATATGTTGAAAAAGTCATCTTTGAAAACGTTTCACTGGACTATGGCGGTAAAAAAGCACTTGAGGGGATTAGCCTTGAAGCCCGGAAAGGAAAAGTATATGCATTGGTAGGGGACAGTGGAGCGGGGAAAAGCAGCTTTGTCAATCTTCTGGTACGTTTCTATGAACCGACTTTGGGGGAACTGAAGATCAATGATCTCAATATTGCCGAGTACACGCTTGATTCCCTGCATCGGAAGATCGCCTATGTGACACAGCGTATCTATATCTTTCAGGACACAGTGCTTGCCAATGTGGCCTATGGAAGCGAGGCTGATGAAGAACAGGTCATTGCTGCATTGAAAAAAGCACAGGCATGGGAATTTGTGAAAGAGATGGACGAGGGGATATATACCTCCCTGGACGAATTTGGTGTCAACCTGAGCGGCGGGCAGAGACAGCGTATCGCTCTGGCAAGGGCACTTTACAAATCACCGGAGATCCTCATACTTGACGAGGCAACCTCTGCACTGGACAACAAGAGTGAAAAAGCCATTCAAAAAGCGCTTGAAGGGATCAAAAATGAAATGGTCACCTTCATTGTGGCACACAGGCTCAGCACTGTGGAGAATGCCGATACGATCCTGCTTTTTGAAGAGGGCAGGATCATAGATAGGGGGAGTTACAGTGAACTTCTTTCCCGTTCGGAAGCGTTCAGGAGATTGGCAAATAAGGGTGAAGAATAA
- the rfaE1 gene encoding D-glycero-beta-D-manno-heptose-7-phosphate kinase: MDKIRAKKAKIAVVGDLMIDHYIWGECERISPEAPVQVLEVSKESNVLGGAGNVINNLTALDAEVSVYTVLGEDANAALAERLLREAGANCDAVIRQEKRVTTRKSRVIASNQQIIRFDDESREDISLGSQYALLTDLQKNIFSCDAVLLSDYGKGVLTPTLTRDIISLAKAHDKPVLVDPKGTDYGKYEGATLLTPNKKEASLATGIELSDQDTLREAGFKLKNELSLTYGIITLSEEGIAIFNDGMHIIPTVAREVYDVTGAGDTVLASLGIAMASGLDITEACEFANKAAAIVVAKVGSATATLNEIEEYEHSLNKGQAESKIKDFTQIKRIAKRLRAQGRKIIFTNGCFDILHRGHASYLQQAKALGDFLIVGLNSDESITRLKGESRPINDLEDRAFLLAALESVDYVVPFTEDTPYELIKRVMPDVLVKGADYEGKEVVGSDIAKEVKLISFVEGKSTSSIIGKISGNSC, translated from the coding sequence ATGGATAAGATACGGGCCAAAAAAGCGAAGATCGCCGTAGTGGGTGATCTGATGATCGACCACTATATCTGGGGAGAGTGTGAACGCATTTCCCCTGAAGCACCGGTACAGGTACTGGAAGTTTCCAAAGAGAGCAATGTACTCGGTGGGGCGGGAAATGTCATCAACAACCTTACTGCGCTGGATGCGGAAGTTTCTGTCTATACAGTACTGGGGGAAGATGCCAATGCCGCACTTGCAGAAAGGCTTCTTAGAGAGGCGGGTGCAAACTGTGATGCCGTCATTCGTCAGGAGAAACGTGTAACGACCAGAAAGAGCCGCGTAATCGCTTCCAACCAGCAGATCATACGTTTTGATGATGAAAGCCGGGAAGATATCTCTTTGGGCTCACAGTATGCGTTGCTCACAGACCTTCAGAAGAACATCTTCTCCTGTGATGCAGTACTGCTCTCCGATTATGGCAAAGGTGTGCTCACTCCAACGCTTACACGGGACATCATCTCTCTGGCCAAAGCACATGACAAACCGGTATTGGTAGATCCCAAAGGGACTGACTACGGCAAATACGAAGGTGCCACGCTTCTGACACCGAACAAAAAAGAGGCATCCCTGGCCACAGGCATTGAGCTTTCTGATCAGGATACGCTCAGAGAAGCCGGTTTCAAACTCAAGAACGAACTCTCACTTACTTACGGTATCATCACGCTGAGCGAAGAAGGGATCGCCATATTCAATGACGGGATGCACATCATCCCCACGGTTGCAAGAGAAGTCTATGATGTCACAGGTGCAGGAGATACAGTACTGGCCTCACTGGGCATTGCCATGGCAAGCGGGCTTGATATTACCGAAGCCTGTGAATTTGCCAACAAGGCGGCCGCTATCGTTGTGGCAAAGGTCGGTTCGGCTACGGCAACGCTCAACGAGATAGAAGAGTATGAACACTCCCTCAACAAAGGACAGGCGGAAAGCAAGATCAAGGATTTCACACAGATAAAACGAATAGCCAAGCGCCTGAGAGCACAGGGGAGGAAGATCATCTTTACCAACGGCTGTTTTGATATCCTTCACCGCGGACATGCAAGCTACCTTCAACAGGCCAAGGCATTGGGAGATTTCCTTATCGTTGGCCTCAACTCCGATGAGAGTATTACCAGACTAAAGGGCGAGTCAAGGCCTATCAACGACCTTGAGGACAGAGCCTTTCTTCTGGCTGCTCTTGAAAGTGTCGACTATGTCGTACCCTTTACGGAAGACACCCCTTACGAACTGATCAAACGCGTTATGCCTGACGTACTTGTCAAAGGTGCGGATTATGAAGGTAAAGAGGTGGTCGGCAGCGATATTGCCAAAGAAGTGAAGCTCATCAGCTTCGTTGAGGGGAAAAGTACCTCATCGATCATCGGGAAGATCTCCGGAAACAGTTGCTGA
- the rfaD gene encoding ADP-glyceromanno-heptose 6-epimerase, whose protein sequence is MKYNDIDFNGKTILITGGAGFIGSNLAFYFQENFPQSSIVVFDKFRSEEKFSNGNLKSFGHYKNLIGFHGDVICGDLNSKEDIKALEAYDFDYIFHEAAISDTRVYDQEIIMQTNVNSFYDILEMARRMNAVLVYASSAATYGSLPSPQTVGKEHPENPYGFSKYAMDQIAYRYMNIYPDMTIVGLKYFNVYGAREFFKDKTASTVIQFGHQILSGKAPRLFEGSDKIVRDFVYIKDVIQANIKACAPKKNGVYNVGTSKPRSFQDIADILQKELGTDYGTEYFPNPFTGYQMHTQADISTSKEYLGYTPEWELEAGIKEYIDEIKTLYKTEVAHG, encoded by the coding sequence ATGAAATACAATGATATAGACTTTAACGGCAAAACCATACTTATTACCGGCGGTGCCGGTTTCATCGGCTCGAACCTGGCATTCTACTTTCAGGAGAACTTTCCCCAAAGCAGCATTGTCGTCTTTGACAAATTCAGAAGCGAAGAGAAGTTTTCCAACGGCAACCTGAAAAGCTTCGGACACTACAAGAACCTGATAGGCTTTCATGGCGACGTGATCTGCGGCGACCTCAATTCCAAGGAAGACATCAAGGCACTTGAAGCCTACGACTTTGACTACATATTCCATGAAGCCGCCATCTCCGATACACGTGTGTATGATCAGGAGATCATCATGCAGACCAATGTCAACTCTTTTTATGACATACTGGAAATGGCCAGACGCATGAACGCCGTTCTGGTCTATGCCTCTTCGGCCGCGACTTACGGCTCCCTGCCCTCCCCACAGACTGTAGGCAAAGAACATCCCGAGAACCCTTATGGTTTCAGTAAATATGCCATGGACCAGATAGCCTACCGATATATGAATATCTACCCCGATATGACCATCGTGGGACTGAAGTACTTCAATGTCTACGGCGCAAGAGAATTCTTCAAGGACAAAACCGCTTCGACGGTCATTCAGTTCGGCCACCAAATACTCTCGGGCAAAGCACCGAGACTCTTTGAAGGAAGCGATAAAATCGTCCGTGACTTCGTCTATATCAAAGATGTGATACAGGCGAACATCAAAGCCTGCGCACCTAAAAAGAACGGTGTCTACAATGTGGGAACTTCCAAACCGAGAAGTTTTCAGGATATTGCCGACATCCTCCAGAAAGAACTGGGTACTGACTACGGTACCGAATACTTCCCCAACCCCTTCACCGGATACCAGATGCATACACAGGCGGATATCAGTACCTCAAAAGAGTATCTCGGGTATACACCGGAGTGGGAACTCGAAGCGGGGATCAAAGAGTATATAGACGAAATCAAAACTCTCTACAAGACAGAAGTGGCACATGGATAA
- the gmhB gene encoding D-glycero-beta-D-manno-heptose 1,7-bisphosphate 7-phosphatase, producing the protein MKALFLDRDGVINVDHGYVHKIEDFKFVEGIFDLVRFFSDAGYQIFVVTNQSGIGRGYYGERDFQKVTSWMKEKFEQQGIHIEEVKHCPHAPEENCCCRKPETGMIEAIMATYDIDLSRSWMIGDKQSDIDLAGNAGIGHSIAIGNKKIEKADYFFPAIAECKRFLEENPAIITA; encoded by the coding sequence ATGAAAGCACTCTTTCTGGACCGTGACGGGGTCATCAATGTGGACCATGGCTATGTACACAAGATAGAAGATTTCAAATTCGTCGAGGGAATCTTCGATCTCGTCAGGTTTTTTTCCGATGCGGGGTATCAGATCTTTGTGGTGACCAACCAGTCCGGGATCGGCCGGGGATATTATGGTGAAAGGGACTTTCAGAAAGTGACAAGCTGGATGAAAGAGAAGTTTGAACAGCAGGGTATTCACATAGAAGAGGTAAAGCACTGCCCCCATGCACCGGAAGAAAACTGCTGCTGCAGAAAACCGGAAACAGGTATGATAGAAGCAATAATGGCAACCTACGATATCGACCTGTCCCGTTCCTGGATGATCGGCGACAAACAGAGCGACATCGATCTTGCGGGAAATGCCGGTATCGGCCACAGCATTGCAATCGGCAATAAGAAGATCGAGAAGGCGGACTATTTTTTTCCTGCAATAGCAGAGTGCAAACGCTTTTTAGAGGAAAATCCGGCTATAATAACTGCATGA
- a CDS encoding sugar transferase, translated as MKELYSKIILLLLDLLAIFISIVIGYEIRYFLGASFEHQFGHTLSLYLSLWMIYVFPIGLMFNEGIYTRRYDFWHESRLVLKALFMSLILILAILAMTKTINEYSRATIIFIFLSISFFIPLFKNIGKKYLYKIGLWQRKVKIYSHDTFLSEEIKTNHYLGYIEVHKEEPKTVFINSTELGIDATQAILHKEVKKHHEVIFIPLINEYNLTHSFIYELSNTRTNLIVFQNRLKSPLRTEFKNISDFMLSLLMFPFLIPVMLAVAYKIKRENPDEKIFFKQKRLGKHGKPFNCYKFQTMYENSDAMLETYLKEHPEEIDYYQKYHKYEHDPRVTKVGHFLRRTSLDELPQIFNVFRGDMSFIGPRPYMLDEKEIIGEEIETILSVKPGITGLWQVSGRSDVDFQTRVELDVWYIRNWNLWMDLVILIKTIKTVLVREGAS; from the coding sequence GTGAAAGAACTTTATAGTAAAATCATTCTATTATTGCTTGACCTGCTCGCGATATTTATTTCAATAGTGATAGGCTATGAGATACGTTATTTTCTGGGTGCTTCCTTTGAACATCAATTCGGCCATACACTTTCACTCTATCTTTCATTGTGGATGATCTATGTTTTTCCCATAGGTTTGATGTTCAATGAGGGCATCTATACCAGACGATATGATTTTTGGCATGAAAGCCGGCTTGTGCTTAAAGCACTTTTCATGTCACTGATTCTCATTCTTGCCATTCTTGCGATGACCAAAACGATCAATGAATATTCACGCGCCACTATCATATTCATTTTCCTGTCCATCTCTTTTTTCATACCTCTCTTCAAGAACATCGGAAAGAAATATCTCTACAAAATAGGTCTATGGCAACGTAAAGTCAAAATTTACAGTCATGATACATTCCTATCGGAGGAGATAAAAACCAATCATTACCTGGGGTACATTGAAGTACACAAGGAAGAGCCCAAGACCGTTTTTATCAATTCGACAGAGCTGGGTATAGATGCTACACAGGCTATCTTGCATAAAGAAGTCAAAAAACACCATGAAGTTATATTCATTCCTTTGATCAACGAATATAATCTGACCCATTCATTCATCTATGAACTTTCCAATACCCGCACCAATCTCATCGTCTTTCAGAACCGTCTGAAAAGCCCACTCAGAACAGAATTCAAAAACATATCTGATTTCATGCTCTCACTCTTGATGTTTCCTTTTCTGATCCCGGTCATGCTTGCAGTCGCTTACAAAATTAAACGTGAAAACCCTGATGAAAAAATATTTTTCAAGCAGAAACGCCTGGGAAAGCACGGGAAACCCTTCAACTGCTATAAATTCCAAACTATGTATGAGAACAGTGACGCAATGCTCGAAACGTATCTGAAAGAGCACCCTGAAGAGATAGACTATTATCAAAAATACCATAAGTATGAACATGACCCCCGTGTTACGAAGGTCGGGCACTTCCTTCGCCGTACTTCTCTGGACGAACTGCCGCAGATCTTCAATGTATTCAGAGGTGACATGAGCTTCATAGGTCCCCGTCCCTATATGCTTGACGAAAAAGAGATCATAGGCGAAGAGATCGAAACTATACTTTCTGTAAAACCGGGCATCACAGGCCTATGGCAGGTCAGTGGCAGGTCGGATGTGGATTTTCAGACACGTGTGGAATTGGATGTCTGGTATATAAGGAACTGGAACCTGTGGATGGACCTTGTCATCCTTATCAAGACCATCAAAACCGTTCTCGTTCGGGAAGGGGCAAGCTGA
- a CDS encoding WcaI family glycosyltransferase: MDKHITVIGINFYPEESATGLYSTQMAEYLSQTYQVDVITGFPYYPEWEIAEEYRKKPVFMTEKKNSITIHRYRQYVPKNPTFKTRTLHLLDFTLGSIRNLFRVKQSDLVICIVPFTSSILLGLLLAKLRGAKVWVHIQDFEFDAAIESGLAGEEKGFKTKIFNLLFQLEKTLLDKANIVSTISHAMIEKLKSKTRTKNYFFPNWVDETFIDPMKAGQHALLRSAKFKILYSGSIGAKQDWDFFIRIAEYFTENDNIEFIVVGAGAKKEWLVQNTKKLKNVRHASPVAYNILPDLLCSADLHILFQKNNVLDTVMPSKLLGMMASAKPSLVTGNTASEVARVFERSKGGYFYDSNDFDHAVKTIEHLSSDKSSCAETGQNARDYVIQYYSATKVLTAFGEKVKEMIRD; the protein is encoded by the coding sequence TTGGATAAACACATTACTGTCATAGGTATCAATTTCTATCCTGAAGAGAGTGCGACAGGACTCTACAGTACGCAAATGGCCGAGTACCTTTCCCAAACATATCAGGTAGATGTCATCACCGGATTCCCCTATTATCCTGAGTGGGAAATAGCGGAAGAGTATCGGAAGAAACCTGTTTTTATGACGGAGAAAAAAAATAGTATAACCATACACAGATACAGACAATATGTACCGAAGAACCCTACCTTCAAGACGCGTACCCTTCATCTCCTTGATTTTACCTTGGGAAGTATACGCAATCTGTTCAGGGTCAAACAAAGTGATCTGGTGATCTGCATCGTTCCTTTCACGAGTTCTATCCTGCTGGGTCTGCTCCTTGCAAAACTTCGCGGTGCAAAGGTATGGGTACACATACAGGATTTCGAATTTGATGCGGCCATCGAATCCGGTCTGGCCGGTGAAGAGAAAGGTTTCAAAACAAAGATCTTCAATCTACTCTTCCAGCTGGAAAAGACACTTCTGGATAAAGCAAATATCGTTAGTACGATCAGTCATGCCATGATCGAAAAGCTAAAAAGCAAAACCCGTACCAAAAACTATTTTTTCCCGAATTGGGTTGATGAAACATTCATAGATCCGATGAAGGCTGGGCAACATGCCCTTTTGAGATCAGCAAAATTCAAAATACTGTACAGCGGTAGCATCGGAGCAAAACAGGATTGGGATTTTTTCATACGGATCGCTGAATATTTTACAGAGAATGACAATATAGAGTTCATTGTTGTAGGTGCCGGCGCAAAGAAAGAATGGTTGGTACAGAACACTAAAAAACTAAAGAACGTACGGCATGCATCTCCTGTGGCATACAATATTCTTCCAGACCTTCTGTGCAGCGCAGACCTGCATATATTGTTTCAGAAAAACAATGTTCTCGATACGGTCATGCCTTCGAAACTGCTCGGTATGATGGCCAGTGCAAAGCCGTCACTTGTAACCGGCAACACGGCTTCGGAAGTAGCCAGGGTTTTTGAAAGATCCAAAGGAGGATACTTTTACGACAGTAACGATTTTGATCATGCGGTAAAGACCATAGAACATCTTTCTTCAGATAAAAGCAGCTGTGCAGAGACAGGCCAAAATGCACGGGATTATGTTATACAGTACTACTCTGCTACCAAAGTCCTCACTGCTTTTGGAGAGAAGGTCAAAGAAATGATCCGGGACTAG
- a CDS encoding putative colanic acid biosynthesis acetyltransferase produces the protein MQTLKDFTLPKNFRGRSGITVQLWWFTQTLLFRPSPQIFYGWRRFLLRMFGAKIGKNVIIRPNVTITYPWKVSIGDDSWIGDNVELYSLGPIEIGKNVVISQRSYLCAASHRYDRENFPIFSQKIIIKDECWLATDVYVAPGITVGRGTVVGARSSVFKDLPAAKVCVGSPALPIKDRTVG, from the coding sequence ATGCAGACATTGAAAGACTTCACGTTACCGAAAAACTTCAGAGGACGGTCCGGTATCACGGTACAATTATGGTGGTTCACCCAGACACTTCTCTTCCGCCCCTCCCCGCAGATATTTTACGGCTGGAGACGCTTTCTGCTCCGTATGTTCGGCGCAAAAATAGGGAAAAACGTCATTATACGTCCGAATGTCACGATCACCTACCCATGGAAGGTCAGTATAGGAGATGACAGCTGGATCGGTGACAATGTGGAACTGTACAGCCTTGGCCCCATAGAGATAGGAAAGAATGTCGTCATATCGCAAAGATCCTATCTGTGCGCTGCATCACACCGATATGACAGAGAAAATTTTCCCATCTTCAGTCAAAAGATCATCATAAAAGATGAATGCTGGCTTGCAACAGATGTCTATGTCGCTCCGGGAATCACTGTCGGCAGAGGAACGGTGGTCGGTGCAAGAAGCAGTGTATTCAAGGATCTTCCTGCCGCAAAGGTATGTGTCGGGTCACCCGCATTGCCTATAAAGGACAGGACTGTTGGATAA